The Pleuronectes platessa chromosome 23, fPlePla1.1, whole genome shotgun sequence genome contains a region encoding:
- the LOC128430433 gene encoding regulator of G-protein signaling 12 isoform X4, which yields MEQTLTLNSSAASSDGDYSGVQLQGCCSQSSLNSNGSLPGAGSRRGVPEQRVASWAACFERLLQDPVGVRYFSEFLKKEFSEENILFWQACEYFSHVPATDKKQLSQRAGEIYNSFLSSKATMPVNIDSQAQLADDVLTSPRPDMFKTQQLQIFNLMKFDSYSRFLKSSLYQECVRAEVDGQPLPDPYQIPCSPAPSKHSASSDRSSLSTPKKEVRKQRSGRSLNEESKDESADKKRGIFFSWSRNRSFGKGPKKKEIGDINLDYYSNGRRESQGSLSSGTSLEMATSCSAGKIESDNRHSVWERSPKQCSVILPNGSCSSISLRPGASIRDVLHDLCRSISVNIAAADLFLVGGEKPLVLDQDCLTLSSRDLRLEKRTLFRLDLVPINRSVGLKAKPTKPVTEVLRPVVAKYGLHLSDLVAKISGQTEPLDLGAPISSLDGLRVVLDKADQASGKADKSKSSTIKGHPPTRSFSAAGDERSTPKDFSVRASGPDSALPGEKRKQKKINIDEAEEFFDLLSRAQSGRANDQRGLLRKEDLVLPDFLRLIPPVTSCSVSSDLACSTPDSLKQSRENGVPSRAPLTSSLRSESLDSSLSSSANGHSRRCLMPPPRHPTFGMHLSPIPRPSDTRPSLRTVEEDTHCDLTLVGEGDISSPNSTLLPPSPSPMLSFNSSLPEANFTPPPPYPKSQDAGGEGKSTSGISTV from the exons tctgctgcttcttcagatGGCG acTACAGTGGAGTCCAGTTGCAGGGATGCTGCAGCCAGAGCAGCCTGAACAGCAATGGCAGTCTTCCAGGAGCGGGCAGCCGCCGGGGGGTTCCAGAGCAGCGCGTGGCCAGCTGGGCCGCCTGCTTCGAGCGGCTCCTCCAGGACCCAGTGGGCGTGCGCTACTTCTCG GAATTTCTCAAGAAAGAATTCAGTGAGGAGAATATCTTGTTCTGGCAGGCCTGTGAATACTTCAGTCATGTCCCAGCAACTGATAAAAAGCAG CTGTcccagagagcaggagagatcTACAACAGCTTCCTGTCCAGCAAGGCCACCATGCCGGTCAACATCGACAGCCAAGCCCAGCTGGCCGACGACGTCCTCACCTCCCCACGCCCCGACATGTTCAAGACCCAGCAGCTACAG ATCTTCAACCTGATGAAGTTCGACAGCTATTCCCGATTCCTCAAGTCCTCCCTCTACCAGGAGTGTGTGCGCGCTGAGGTGGACGGTCAGCCCCTGCCGGACCCCTACCAGATCCCCTGCAGCCCTGCGCCATCCAAACACAGCGCCAGCTCGGACCGCTCCAGCCTGTCCACTCCGAAGAAG GAGGTCAGAAAGCAGAGGTCAGGGAGGTCACTGAACGAAGAGAGCAAAGACGAAAGCGCCGACAAGAAACGTGGGATCTTCTTCTCGTGGTCCCGCAACAGGAGCTTTGGGAAGGGCCCCAAGAAGAAGGAAATCGGAGACATTAACCTCG ACTACTACAGCAATGGGCGGAGGGAATCCCAGGGCTCCTTGTCGTCCGGTACCAGTTTGGAGATGGCCACTTCCTGCTCTGCCGGCAAGATTGAG TCTGATAATCGCCACTCAGTCTGGGAACGCTCCCCCAAACAATGCAGCGTGATTCTGCCCAacggctcctgctcctccatcagtcTTCGGCCCGGCGCCTCCATCAGGGACGTCCTCCATGATCTCTGCCGGAGCATCAGCGTCAACATCGCAGCCGCCGACCTGTTCCTGGTGGGAGGGGAGAAG CCTTTGGTGTTGGACCAAGACTGCTTGACCCTCAGCTCACGAGACCTCAGGCTGGAGAAGCGAACCTTGTTCAG ATTGGACCTGGTTCCCATTAACCGCTCCGTGGGCCTGAAAGCCAAACCCACCAAACCAGTCACTGAGGTCCTACGTCCTGTGGTGGCTAAATATGGCCTCCACCTCAGCGATCTTGTGGCCAAGATA AGTGGACAAACTGAGCCTTTGGATCTGGGTGCTCCCATATCCAGTTTGGACGGCCTGCGAGTTGTGTTGGACAAAGCCGACCAAGCTTCAGGGAAAG CAGACAAATCCAAGTCTTCCACCATAAAAGGTCACCCTCCTACCAGGAGTTTTTCTGCAGCA GGAGATGAGAGGTCAACACCCAAGGACTTTTCTGTGAGAGCAAGTGGACCAGACTCAGCACTCCCaggggaaaagagaaaacagaaaaagattAATATAGATGAAGCTGAAG aATTCTTTGACCTGCTGAGCCGGGCGCAGAGCGGCCGAGCCAACGACCAGCGCGGACTCCTGCGCAAAGAAGACCTGGTGCTTCCCGACTTCCTGCGTCTGATCCCACCCGTCACCTCCTGCTCCGTCTCCTCTGACTTGGCCTGCTCCACTCCCGATTCACtaaaacagagcagagagaacGGCGTCCCCTCCCGGGcccccctcacctccagtcTTCGTTCGGAAAGCCTCGACTCCTCCCTCAGCTCTAGTGCCAACGGACACTCCAGGCGGTGCCTCATGCCCCCTCCCCGCCACCCGACTTTCGGCATGCACCTGTCCCCCATCCCCCGGCCCTCAGACACCCGGCCGAGCCTCCGCACCGTGGAGGAGGACACCCACTGTGACCTGACACTCGTGGGCGAGGGCGACATCAGCAGCCCCA
- the LOC128430433 gene encoding regulator of G-protein signaling 12 isoform X3 has protein sequence MPLWLRLYVLSVGNHGNSCRSAASSDGDYSGVQLQGCCSQSSLNSNGSLPGAGSRRGVPEQRVASWAACFERLLQDPVGVRYFSEFLKKEFSEENILFWQACEYFSHVPATDKKQLSQRAGEIYNSFLSSKATMPVNIDSQAQLADDVLTSPRPDMFKTQQLQIFNLMKFDSYSRFLKSSLYQECVRAEVDGQPLPDPYQIPCSPAPSKHSASSDRSSLSTPKKEVRKQRSGRSLNEESKDESADKKRGIFFSWSRNRSFGKGPKKKEIGDINLDYYSNGRRESQGSLSSGTSLEMATSCSAGKIESDNRHSVWERSPKQCSVILPNGSCSSISLRPGASIRDVLHDLCRSISVNIAAADLFLVGGEKPLVLDQDCLTLSSRDLRLEKRTLFRLDLVPINRSVGLKAKPTKPVTEVLRPVVAKYGLHLSDLVAKISGQTEPLDLGAPISSLDGLRVVLDKADQASGKADKSKSSTIKGHPPTRSFSAAGDERSTPKDFSVRASGPDSALPGEKRKQKKINIDEAEEFFDLLSRAQSGRANDQRGLLRKEDLVLPDFLRLIPPVTSCSVSSDLACSTPDSLKQSRENGVPSRAPLTSSLRSESLDSSLSSSANGHSRRCLMPPPRHPTFGMHLSPIPRPSDTRPSLRTVEEDTHCDLTLVGEGDISSPNSTLLPPSPSPMLSFNSSLPEANFTPPPPYPKSQDAGGEGKSTSGISTV, from the exons tctgctgcttcttcagatGGCG acTACAGTGGAGTCCAGTTGCAGGGATGCTGCAGCCAGAGCAGCCTGAACAGCAATGGCAGTCTTCCAGGAGCGGGCAGCCGCCGGGGGGTTCCAGAGCAGCGCGTGGCCAGCTGGGCCGCCTGCTTCGAGCGGCTCCTCCAGGACCCAGTGGGCGTGCGCTACTTCTCG GAATTTCTCAAGAAAGAATTCAGTGAGGAGAATATCTTGTTCTGGCAGGCCTGTGAATACTTCAGTCATGTCCCAGCAACTGATAAAAAGCAG CTGTcccagagagcaggagagatcTACAACAGCTTCCTGTCCAGCAAGGCCACCATGCCGGTCAACATCGACAGCCAAGCCCAGCTGGCCGACGACGTCCTCACCTCCCCACGCCCCGACATGTTCAAGACCCAGCAGCTACAG ATCTTCAACCTGATGAAGTTCGACAGCTATTCCCGATTCCTCAAGTCCTCCCTCTACCAGGAGTGTGTGCGCGCTGAGGTGGACGGTCAGCCCCTGCCGGACCCCTACCAGATCCCCTGCAGCCCTGCGCCATCCAAACACAGCGCCAGCTCGGACCGCTCCAGCCTGTCCACTCCGAAGAAG GAGGTCAGAAAGCAGAGGTCAGGGAGGTCACTGAACGAAGAGAGCAAAGACGAAAGCGCCGACAAGAAACGTGGGATCTTCTTCTCGTGGTCCCGCAACAGGAGCTTTGGGAAGGGCCCCAAGAAGAAGGAAATCGGAGACATTAACCTCG ACTACTACAGCAATGGGCGGAGGGAATCCCAGGGCTCCTTGTCGTCCGGTACCAGTTTGGAGATGGCCACTTCCTGCTCTGCCGGCAAGATTGAG TCTGATAATCGCCACTCAGTCTGGGAACGCTCCCCCAAACAATGCAGCGTGATTCTGCCCAacggctcctgctcctccatcagtcTTCGGCCCGGCGCCTCCATCAGGGACGTCCTCCATGATCTCTGCCGGAGCATCAGCGTCAACATCGCAGCCGCCGACCTGTTCCTGGTGGGAGGGGAGAAG CCTTTGGTGTTGGACCAAGACTGCTTGACCCTCAGCTCACGAGACCTCAGGCTGGAGAAGCGAACCTTGTTCAG ATTGGACCTGGTTCCCATTAACCGCTCCGTGGGCCTGAAAGCCAAACCCACCAAACCAGTCACTGAGGTCCTACGTCCTGTGGTGGCTAAATATGGCCTCCACCTCAGCGATCTTGTGGCCAAGATA AGTGGACAAACTGAGCCTTTGGATCTGGGTGCTCCCATATCCAGTTTGGACGGCCTGCGAGTTGTGTTGGACAAAGCCGACCAAGCTTCAGGGAAAG CAGACAAATCCAAGTCTTCCACCATAAAAGGTCACCCTCCTACCAGGAGTTTTTCTGCAGCA GGAGATGAGAGGTCAACACCCAAGGACTTTTCTGTGAGAGCAAGTGGACCAGACTCAGCACTCCCaggggaaaagagaaaacagaaaaagattAATATAGATGAAGCTGAAG aATTCTTTGACCTGCTGAGCCGGGCGCAGAGCGGCCGAGCCAACGACCAGCGCGGACTCCTGCGCAAAGAAGACCTGGTGCTTCCCGACTTCCTGCGTCTGATCCCACCCGTCACCTCCTGCTCCGTCTCCTCTGACTTGGCCTGCTCCACTCCCGATTCACtaaaacagagcagagagaacGGCGTCCCCTCCCGGGcccccctcacctccagtcTTCGTTCGGAAAGCCTCGACTCCTCCCTCAGCTCTAGTGCCAACGGACACTCCAGGCGGTGCCTCATGCCCCCTCCCCGCCACCCGACTTTCGGCATGCACCTGTCCCCCATCCCCCGGCCCTCAGACACCCGGCCGAGCCTCCGCACCGTGGAGGAGGACACCCACTGTGACCTGACACTCGTGGGCGAGGGCGACATCAGCAGCCCCA